The following nucleotide sequence is from Juglans microcarpa x Juglans regia isolate MS1-56 chromosome 6D, Jm3101_v1.0, whole genome shotgun sequence.
tgtataatgagtaaaagaactacaatgtatgtatgtatgttatcatatgtaatgccaagtcattacatatttatctgtcaCACAGAATTTACTGTCATGAATTGTTCATCTATTAcgcaagatattctgtcacattTTACTATACATTGCAAGTACGTCTTGTTAAGTATGTCATCTGTTACacgtatgtcatgtcatgtaatattcattattgcaagcatgtcatgttaagtatgttgtttgttacatattatgccatgttacgaaatgtttctatctcaagtaagtCATATCTTTTAAGTTACATTCGAATCATGTTGTGTTAAGTCGGGACACGATTGACTGAGTGAGAATGTAGCGTCAATGATAATATAgtagttaacttaaattactacttaTACTATGAAATTGCATCTCCAGTACTCTTATGATCATAGCCATTTTGGACTAGCGTtatgatctcagttgtttaaTATGTCCTTTTGTATGAAgagtgttttaagtatttggaatatttttagtttggtacatagtattgctaaagaaaaaaatttatccactacaaatattgcataatgctatgcatgttaggaacattgcatcatATATGTCACGAACGGAAGCAAATAACCTTATATAGCATGTCTCGACACTTCAAATGTTCATCCAATTTCAAGCAGAATTTGGGAGAGTCACAATAGGGCTTCGTACCGAGTTATTAATGAAATTCCTTGTCAACTCTGTAAAATACTCATTTGGATGAGGGCGCTTTCCAGCAACTATGCGATCATCATTCATCACTTCTCAAATTCCTACAATCGCTCCCAAGCTAGCTAGCAGACCACTTACCCTGCTTTTCAATGGCTTTCTTCCATTCCAACAGACGAATGGTTTTCTTAAGAGACCAATTATACCATTATTTAATAGTCCTTTTCGAATATAAGCCTAGATGTGGCTTAAGCCTTCATTAGGGCGTTACAAGTAGTAATAGAGTCCATCTCATCCAAAAATGTGGCACTTAAACTGTACAATTTATAATGGAATGATTGACGAAGACAATGAGAATTTAAGAGACATTGTGATTCCTATATTGAGTATAAGGGGAGTTTGTGTATTATTGACTAATCTTTCTAAAGTCTAGGCATAGATGTGATTAAGCCTTCCTTGTTCATCTAAATTATGTATGCATGAACACATTTTGGGGTAATGTGTATCCCCCAACCTTAAATCCTCTTATCTTTCCTGTGTTCTCCTCCAACTATTGTTTTTTGGTTGGTTAAAATAGTTGAATATATACAAGAAAAGATTTGGGGGTAGGGGGACAGAGAGAGATTGCGAATGCATCGCAAGGAATAGCTCAAAGAAGTCAAAGGCAAGAAATTGCATTGAAAAACCAGAGGCATGGTTCCCCATTTTGTTTCCAGAGGGCATTCGGTTCATTTCTAAATTCTTTATCAAACCCAATAATAATCGAGTAATGATACACTTACaactattttttacaatttttctacaaCCATATGTTAAATTGAGGATAGttatgtaaaatgatgttatttttataagttgttttacaaaaatatctctcatttaacCATGGttgtataaaagttgtaaaaagtagttataattgtatcattttcctttctagaATAGTAATTAAAGATTTCTTCGACCTAATTGCCATGCAAACTGATCAACAGCCATCATAGCACGGGATGCAGGGCCGATTGAACCATCATACCTGCcaaacaagagagaaaaagtagCAAGGTTAAAATTCTTTCGAAAAATTTAATCCATGAGTCCTCCTCCACCTATGCTTACATTTCCATCTTAATTACCAAATGTACTGAAAGCATAATGAACATGACTTTAAAATCTTCACACACTCACAATGCAACCAAGAGGAATGCTGCTGTTTGCATTATTATGGCACCTTCACCAGCACGTTTTGCTGTGTTCATGCACCTTGCACAGAACCAATTCTCATGAATTGATGTCACCACATCTGTCATCAAGACCCGTCCACCAAACTTTAAAACAATAAGCCAGCCAATCATTACAATTAagatgtaaaattttttatgatgcaTAAAGGCAAAATGTCTACAAAATAAAACACGTATTGACATGATGCACTTGCCAAGCAATTGCACCATAAGATGCATGCAAACCAGCAATCTATAGATGCTTATCATTCCAAAACATTGTGCAAATCTATAATTCTGAAAAGCTTTGAATCCTTACTAAGAAATAAAAGCTTTTAAGTCGGTAGAGCAATCATTTTTTAAGTCAGTAAAGCAATCATTGGAATTGTAAACTTGCAAACTATCTATGTGATGTGTATGATGTTACAGAAATGGACATGATCCACTTTCCAGGTAGCTGAGGATTACCATGAAATCCTAGTACAGTACACTAGCAATTTGCAGTTATACATTCCAAAGCATATTGCACTTTATACCCCACAACGTTAAATTCCACAATATAACTGTGGGTTGCAGTCAAAGGATTACTTACATTGGTTTGCCCCAATAATGAAGCTCTCAGTTTGGAGTTTGTTACACTTGATGAAATCCACAAGCTGGCTCAATTCAATGGGGTTGGCTTTAATCCCTTCTTGTTCTGCACTGAAAGGACCTAGTCAaacttcaatatctaaacagaACAAGCTAATAAACACATAACAAAGCATAATTCCCAAGACATATAAAGCTCTAACAAAGCATCAAGAAATGAATATTTGATTTTCCATTTAGTTAAAATGAtatgtaaaaatatcaaaaagaaAACGCCATATGTTTATCAAATGAAAATGGAGGTGGTTGAATGCAATACAAAAGACAAACAGACACTTTATAATGTTTGTGAGATAAAGGATGAGCCAAGTATAGTACCCCGGATTGGGTTGTGTATGagaaggtggtgaatgagatcccacattgcttgggaagaagttcaagccctttataatgattccaaagggctccaattgtaacatTGACTGGTGCTTGAGAGTTTTGAGTATGAGCCCACGTGGCTTGGGCCTTACTTGGGTCGTTATAATACACAATCACACCTATACAAGCTCTCTTATCGGAGGAGATGCTTTTTGGTCAAATGGCAtgattaaaatgttataaattaCTTATAGCTATTATGAATGGAAGTAAACATTTTATTTCTCTATAGAAACACTAACACATACATTTACCTTACAGCTATTCCAAGGTCCATGTCTTACATGGTATCTCTAACAGAGGAAGATTGCAAAAGAAAGAAGCATACTTACTAAAATCTTTATAACTGATTTGGCTAAAAGTTCAGAAAATAATCTCACTAACTCACTtaaatatcaactcaactctcatATGTCTACAACCTCCATTTTTTTGTGCACACCTTActgttttggttttctgctttagTGCTTAACAGAGCTAATGCTCATGATTTTCTGGTGTCATTTTCTGGTTCTTAGAATGTATATAGgtatttcttttgtatactccctATGTACATGAGcttcgcctatttcattcgtattaataaaattctttcttactcaacaaaaaaaaaaaaaattgtccataCAATAACGACGCCTGTACTTACGAACCATAACCCTAGACTTCCATGGAAACCATCTAAAACTAACTTGAGATATATACTTAAGAATCAAGGCCCATATTCTATGCATAATCcaaagtttttcttaaaatagaaCATCACAGCATTAAATTGGTCTGAATAAGCTCTGTATATCAACTTGATGTGTCTGCTACTCTCTGATAAATTTTTGATAGATTCATATGCTGGCGTGACAATAATTTGCCAccaaaaaattgcagaaacacCCTGCCAAGTACTcacaaaattattgaaaaaaatatatatggaaaatctcaaaaacaaaaaattaaaatactttttttttatcagtaaaaagttgaataaaaatatttttttatgacggggagaaccaccccacggcagagcccttaggactcacccatggaacctaaaccgtCAAGGAGACTAGCACAACAAGCCACCACCATGGCCTCCTCCTAAATCGTAGTTTGATCCCAGGGGAaatcgaacctgtgacatggggtacatgcacacaagttcaccCTAACaacttgggctacccacgggtgGTTCCCCCGTGGGTAGATTTCACGATCTTTTACCTTTGGCACCAGGTTTTTAATTAGGGCAAACCCCAGGGACCTATTATATGGTAACTATGCCTTTTTGGGGATAGGTACAGACAACCAAATAATAGCTTCCCTTATTAAAACCTAAAGCCGTTAACATCACACAGCTGACAGCACCTATATCTCACTGACGACTGACTAAGCCGTTAGCATTGCTGGGGACACTGAGGGGGTTGAGCACAGGTGGAACCATATTTTTGTTTCTGAAAACTGAAAAGTtctattaatatcaataggcatagcccaggtgCACTTCAACTGCTTCTTTGTAAACCTTTTTGCAAGGACATTGAGATTCCAAAAAGAGAATTGTGATTTCCATACACTGTGTGAGCAGGAAATCGAGCACAGGCAGAACCATATTTAAACCATTCAACTACTTTCTTcagaaaattattaataataacagGCATAAAGTGCTGTATAAAAGCATATAATTAAGGATTTtgaaattataagattataGCCCAACTAAAGAAAGTATAAATGCACTATACATTTTCCATCCCAACCAACACAGAACTGCTTTCCAACCCATGAAAAGAGCTTAACCTCATGAATGCTGCTCAAAATAGAgatctaggaaaaaaaaaaggcaaaacacAAGCCACATTCTTTACCTTGCACTTCATGAACCTGGACACAatactaaaattttaaagaaaccTTTTTACTTGGTGCCTTGGACATTGGAGATTCCGAAAAGAAAATTGCAATTTCCCTACATTACGCGACTAGGAAATAAACTTTACAATTTGCTTTGATCCATAAAATACGATACATTGCACCACCAATCTAAAGATTTTTAGGAATGAACTTTGATTCATTTAGATGCAATGCATTGATGGTGGACTAGCAATAACAGCTAAAGCATACATAGGAGACAAATTAACAAACTGAAATTATGATGCCTTTGCAGACAACTGAGAAACCAAAACTACAAATTCATAGACATAAGCAGCTTAACTCTCTCTTACATTGTAGACAACAAACGAGATGGTCCGGTTGGATCATAGTTAATTAGCAAAGCAGCTTTCAACGGCTCACCTGCAAGAAGCAATTGTCAAATCTTTAAGATTTATTGAATACAGGTATATTTGGCTCAGTTCAAGCATGACTTTTAAAACACCCTATTTTACTCACCAGAAGAACCAACATTGTTAGAAGCCCACTTGTCCCAAACTTTATGGACAAAAGCCCAATCCATTATACGTAATCAGTAACTGCAAAGACATAAAGGATTTCATGTCAACTTCTTTGCCTAAACCCCTAATTCTGATTGTTCATGagacaattttaaaaataataatactaataataaaacaaaacaatataactttatttaaatgaaaaacatTGAGTGTGACGGTCTTTatcaaacttttttatttataaataagtattattaatcaacaaataggcatagcccagtaCAAATACAGAAAGTATGCCCTATATAAGTAGGCacagagacaagaaaatcatgtagatcCATGACATTAAAatcaacagcaatggcccaagaaCTTTGAGTTCTAATAAAAAAAGCTTTTAGTTCCTCCAGCGATCTCTCATTGTCTTCAAAAGTCCGTTCATTACACTCCTGCCACAATCACCACATGACGCATATGGGGACCGTCTTCCACACAGCTTTAATCTGATGAATGCCTCTTAGATTTGTCCAGCTGGCCAGAACTGCCACTACTGTCTCGGGCATAACCCAAGTCAAGTCTAGTCTACTAAATACTTCATTCCATAACACCCTAGCTATCTCACAAGGTAAAAGGAGAGGGTCAGCCGACTCGCCCAACACCAATCTGCGATGATCACCCTCTATTTCCTCAAATTGTCGGTTGTGAGGATCTTACCCAAGGAAGCTGTCCACAcgaaaaatgttgttttgggcgatacctaaaagtaaaattgttgggattttaattttgatatttttattgtttggattgtaattttggacttgaagttagttttatattttttatagatattgtgatttcaacatttatataaaattatgtcaaactTAATCAGGTCAAACGCGTTAATTTCGGAtttgttcaacccatttacataaatggGTTGAAACGGGTTAAGTTGTGTCATGTTAATCTATTTCGTAGTATTCactaacgggtcgtgtcacgtCAACCTGTTACGTTAATAGGTtgtgttaggatttgagattttgatacgATAAGCTTAATGGGTCATATTCgggttgacccatatagtataatatacatgccCTGACACGACAcaaacacgacccgttaacacgatttgacacccctaaccTTGTGTATGGTTGAAGTTCTTTCACCATTGGCCTCAACTGTGATTCACCGTGAGTCCCCTCAACATTTCTCCCTTCCTGAAGATATTCCCGCAGTGCCTCCCTCAATCTTTTCCATCCCCTCCCACCCTCTTCTTTAGGTATAAAAATGAAGCTTTGCCTCCCTCCCTCACTGTATTCAACTACTGCCGTATATCGACCACGACTGTTTGAGCATCGTTGTGCTATAAAGCTGCGATGTCCCTCCCTCATCGTCGTGTAGAACCCCTTCTTAACACCTAACATACAGTCCTCCAATGCTCTCTCAAGCCATTGCATCGTGGAAACTCCCAGCAGTAGTTCATGCTCACTCTTCCACCCTCTCTCTATGATACGTAGCTGACCTCCTTAACGAGCACAAATAGCTTTGATTCAATCAAAAGCTCTCTTGTGAACCCCATCTGGCTACCACGATCGTTAACGTTGCACCATCATTgacgaaacaaaaaaaaaaaactatttttcacAAGTGTACAGAGAGAAAACTGAATAGAAGAGAGGTTTTCCCGAACTGACAAGTCACAAGTCGAACATGCTAATGCAATTAGTTTCATTTATCAAACTTGTCGcaataaagacaaaaaattctcaaaaatgaCAGataaatcaaaaaattaaaaagagctAACTAGAACCTACctcatcaataataataatgacgAAAACAGCAACATGAAGCTATATCGCCCTAGACATTGGATTCGGAAGCGTGGTGGAATGTTATGATGCTAAGGGTTAAAGATTTAACCAAATCAGTATCCAACAGTCCCAGAACTTTTAGATCAATAGTTGGGtttttaacaattggtattagaGAGCCCAACAATCCTTCATGGGGGACGAGGTAAGCTTCAACAAATAGCAAGCAAATTCGTTGTTGATGGAAATGATTCTTGCCAAAGTGCTACATCTCACAGGTTTAGTCGACCAATACCATGAAAATTACAAGGTCTTCAAGCAATCCTTCATGGAGTGGCAAGACCAGCTTGcacaggaagaagaagaaaatgcagtAAAGGTGGAAGAGACAATGGCGGTGTCCACAGGATGCGTATTACGAAGAAACTCCTCTTCCCTCACTTCCCTTAATTCCCTCACCCTCACCACAAAAACCCAATCAAcctgcactctctctctctctctctctctctctctcatttctctatgTCTTCCCTAAGAGAAAACCTTCTAAAC
It contains:
- the LOC121234113 gene encoding uncharacterized protein LOC121234113, producing MDWAFVHKVWDKWASNNVGSSGEPLKAALLINYDPTGPSRLLSTIAEQEGIKANPIELSQLVDFIKCNKLQTESFIIGANQYVVTSIHENWFCARCMNTAKRAGEGAIIMQTAAFLLVALYDGSIGPASRAMMAVDQFAWQLGRRNL